In Vespula pensylvanica isolate Volc-1 chromosome 2, ASM1446617v1, whole genome shotgun sequence, the genomic window TAATTCCATTAATTGTGTATGTCGTTTAtctcgtgttttttttttgtttttatatggCCCGAAATTCGATTTTCGGACGTTGTCGTTATCGTCTTAACAatgtgataataaaataatactaataataatggtaatatatcgaaaatctaTTGACGCTCGATGTGAAACTAATTTATGTGATtttgtcaataaaaaaaagtgaaaagagcTACAATGATTTCTTTACGCGCTATATTTCAGAGCGAGATCTGTTCATTCTTCAAAGAGACACctccctttattttttcattctatacaTCACGATTCGATTTTTCCTATAATCCTTTCTTGAAGCATGATGTTGATATTAGTTTTGTTCTTGACGTTAAAAGTACCGTCttaactttttaaaatatgtgCCGTACTTTGACACACGTATAATTTAACTTCTTCAGAAATAAATGCAAGAATAATTACTAAttgttctttgttttctttaaacgAGGTGCTCGTTCTTAATACCTATCTTGTCGTTAATTAACCATGATCATAATTGCGAGTTCTCGTAGCATGGCGGTCGAATGGATAATCGAGGAAGTTCCATTATCGAAGAAACATGTTGGTCCCTATCGTTGGTGAATGTGCAATTGTCGTATCCAGTTTGTTCTTCGATGTTCTTCGTTTGTTTTACTGGTCCGTCCATTAGAAACATCGTCAGAAGAAACATGATGGAACCTGATAAAGGAATTACACATTAGATAAGAGTGGggtattaattttctttctttacgtttctctttgtatCGAAATCTCATACATCGTACATACTTATGCCGTAGAAACCAGCGTAGAAAATGTAGAGGGATTCTCGAAAACCGATAGCCATCCTGGTTGGTTCAACGAGTATCGGTAAATTACCACCGATATTGTTCATTACGAACAGAAAAACGCCTATAGTCGTAGATCTTAGGTTCAACGGAACGATCTCTACAACTATCGCAAAAACGATACCGAACCACATCTCCGCTGAAATAAACGTTAATGTTTCAATGTACTGTAATGTAATATTCTTAAAAGTCGTATAATAGAGCAAAATACGATTGATGATCCGAGGAAAGATAAGAATATGATTTTACCGAAGAAGTAAGAAATTCCGAGGGATAACATAGCCCAGCGTGGCTCGAAGTAGACCGATCCAAAAGCTGGCGGTGTCGCTATTAGCTGGCTGATGGCCAAAACTGCCACACGCGATCTGATTCCCATTTTCGCGACGAATTTATCACTGACCACGCCTCCAACGACGACGCCGATGCTGCCGATGACAATGGTCACCGCAAAAAGCCACCAGCCGAGATCGTGATCCGGAAAATAATCGCGATAATAAAGATCGCAATTGTATGCAAAACACATACCACCTGGAAAAGAAagactcttttttattaccattTTGTTTTCAGTATATTTTGTAAGGCGTAACATCgtatttgaaagaataaagaagaagtaaaaaagactCATGGATCGAAtgacgtttaattattattctaccGCAATGTCTGATGCTAGCAGCGAGACAAAGGAGTATTATTCGTGGCTGCAATATCACTTTCCAAACCGAGATCTTCTTATCTTTGGTTTTATCACTTTCTTCGCCAATAGTCTTCCTTTCCGGTTCAGTTAAGGTCAGGCCGGTAAGAATTGCTATAATGACGCCGATTATTCCAGCTCCGTAGTAACAGACTCTCCATCCCTAAAaagtttgtaataaataattaaatattatatataagactTGGtgcattttatcttttaactaGACATACACGAACGcgtctatatctatatacgtaagCACTTACTAGATCCCAAGCATTTAAAGCCGGAACGTATCGGCCAACCGGAAAGGCAATGCCGTAACCACCGTAAATACCCCAATTGAAAATGGACATGACGAGACCACGCTGTTCCTCAGGAAACCAATCGGAAATGAGACCAGTTGCTAATGGATTGCATCCTGCCTCGCTATTTGATCGgtcataaaaatacaaatatctaCCTGTGTATTTGATTTCTATGAGACGCTTAACGAATACGaattttaaaaacgaatcTAATTTATCACGTAACGCCCGGCAAGATGATAAGTACTAAACGTTATGAATACACAATATCGAGTGCAATATCGAGAGGGTTTGTCTCAAATGGTAAAAAATAGATCTTACAATTCAACGATTGACAGTTTGTCTATCAATTTTTAAGTACCATGGAACGCGATTAGACGAATTTATAGATGATAGATCAATGATTTGGAGTAACATCTTGTAAATAGATCGGTAAAACTTACCCAGCAGCAAGAACCATCCGAAGGACGACGAGATGCCAATATTCTTTCACTGCTCCCATTAAAATGATCGCCAAACTAAATACCAGTGTGCATATTGCTAAGAGTCTGACCCTGGCAACGAatcaaattgtttttatttgtttttataatttatagcTTGATtgcttttataatttatttacagaaagagaaagagagtttttaattttatgactAAAACAAAGTATTTACCTATTGAATCGATCGGCAGCGATGCCTAAAATGACTCCAACCACTGTAAAGACGGCAATGAAACTTGGCCCTGCTAAGATTTGATAATCTAAGCCGAGACCGCTGTAGTTCCATTCGCAATAAGAGGAGCCATTTAATTCTAAAGATTGGCAGCtgcgaaatgaaatttactgGAATATATACTTCTGATTTTATTCAACTTAGATTAtggacgataataataataataataataataataataataataataataataataataataatgataataatagtgataataataaatgaatattataaatacctATACGTAATAAACGTActgaaattgaatatatacaaataaagaaCGCATTAAAAaccaaatataaaaatctatagaatagaaaaaattataaaaactgaACTTTCTgcacgaaacaaaacaaaaataattaacacgtacaaaatatctatattcatATACTCATTTGGCATTATAAAATGGAGTTACACAGACTTAAAATCAGTAAACACACTTACACGTACGATTAAACTAAACACAAGAGCAACATCACTATATCTCAACCaacataatataatcgataaaattattatcaacaatacaaaggaagaaaggtggaaaaataaaatggcaaacatatatcaaattacaaagaaatacataaacgCAAAGATATTCAACACATCGTTAGAGAAAGGAAACATATTTgttgaaacaaaaagatttatgATATCAATACAGGATTAGATAATAAACACCagaaattattctaaatatataataaaagacaacaaaattttaacagataaatggaaaaaatataacgaacaGGTAGGAATTATAGACCTATTAGATAGAAAGATGGCTGATAATAGACTATACGCTTAGACATAACAAcgaagttaaatatatatatatatatatatatatatatatcacgagctagtatttaaattatattttaaattattttaaacttaTAAGGACACACATTCcaatacacaaacatacaccTTTGTACATATTAGAAAACTAATATACTATATTGGAAACGGCTAGATTTCACAATTATACACAAAAAACAAATCCATAGGAATATCTATACCAAATTCCTCAAACGTAAGAAAGAAGTACACCAAAAACTTACAGGAATACATATCACTAAAAGAGATCAAGAAATAATGGAAACAACAAAAAGTTACATAATACTAATCATTCTTTCGATAAGTggaattatatcaaattcatTACATAAGAGCTTGAAGCTAATAGATCTACGTACATAGCAATACAacaatcaataattttaacacTTATGCAccgattagaaaatttttcattgatactATTTCTATAGGAAGTAATAACTGAGAAATATATCTTGATTAAAAAAGActactatatatttaaaaaaaatcaagttatagcttatgaaaaaataaacaataacaataacaataattatgatgatgatgatgataaatataaataataataataaaaccaaATGGCAAAttacaatagaaaataaaatcgaaaaatgaaaatatattaaataaatcacatagcaaaaaaacaaacaagaccaaaaatattaaatacatacaaataaaaattagtagTCTATTTAAAAcactttaaaatatataaaaattctaacgacagaaagaacaaaaacacattctttcaaataaataaaaaatggtatTATAAGAAACTAATCAATACACAAGAAATGACAATAATATCATCTaccaaaaaataagaattttggAAAGCACATAGAATACAACACAACACAATGGATTTCAACGTTCTACGAATCctatcaaaagagaaaaacgtcaaaaacataaaagaacgAGAGGAATACTTCATTATAGAAGAATTTTatagaacaataataataaatacataataataataaataaataaaaaatacacgtAATTGCAAATCGCCCGACACAGATTTTATGCAAAATTATTAGTGCAAGtaatttatatctacatataaatatcttattgcctatataaatcaaataataaaaatatgaaaaaaattttcagaaGGAATAATATAcgttaaatcgaaaaataaacatacacaAGACGCAGCATTTATAGACCAATTACAAGACTGTCTATCTTATATAGAGTTATAATTGCCATAATAGTTCACAGTATAGATGAAtatcttagaaaaaataacatatttatagaAGAGCGAAAAAAAAGGTAACATGGACAAGGATACAAAggacaattaataataaatagtgttgcaataaaacaagaaataaaagaacaaaaaaactTCCACGTTGCATacatcgattataaaaaagcATTTGATATAATTCCATACAACTGGAAGATTCGTAAAAACATTGCAAATATACAAGATACACTCAGTCATTCGAGAATTTCTCGCCACTCTTATCAACACATGGAAAACAACCATACATTTaaaaaccgaaagaaaaattatgcaaatagaaaaaattgaaatcaatAATGGGAATCCAAGGAAATTCATTAAGCGCACTATACTTTTAAATATGCCTCAAccttttatcgaaaatactaaacaatattatatatgcattcgATGTCAAACAACAAAGACAAAGCGATCATAAAATAAGTCATTTGTTGTATATGGACGTCATAAACATCTATGCAAATGCAAAAAcacaattaaacaaaattgcTGAAAATAACGGAAACAATtagtaaagatataaaaatggaatttagaattaataaatgcGAAGTAGTAcatatggaaaaaagaaaatgacaaaaagaaagagaaataaaatcattgaacAGTGAAATagtaatgaaacaaaaaagaaaatgaaatatacaaatatctaAGATTTCAACAGATCAAAGAACGACTGAAGAATACAGATAAAAACTATCTAGAACATCTCCTAAAGTCAAAACTACGCTCCAAGAGTTTATTTAAAGCTATAAACACGTTTGCAATACTAACCTTGATATATTCATTCGGCATCATTAAATAATCAGAAACTAATACTACAGCATTTAGAAACAATAACCAAAGCAGAATTAACAAAACACAGAAAATCTCTCCCGATGGCATGCAGAGAAAGAATCACAATAaacataagagaaagagaaagaaaagtcgtAGACATACTCGaatcatatataaatcaaataaaaacgCTAAGAAAATACTTTCATAGCAAACAGACCCAACTGCATAAGTCAATAAGCAGGACAAATACAAATTGCATAGTCTTAAATTTAGTCAAAATCGCAACATCGTAACTGATACACAAATAGCTGAAgatagattaaaaatgaagatagaCAACTAGGTCAATAAGGCTTTATTAtagtcataaaaaaataagtaatagcTATCCTAAACTACAGAAACCCATcattaaagataaaacaatAGTAGATGCAAAAAATGATACAGAAAAAGTCGACATACTcacgaaacgataaaaaacaagagaatatAAACTACTGGcagaaacgaaatatatcgGGAGACATAATAATgttgcaaaaataatataccaaGTGATAGGGAACAAATGTAAACTATTTAACAACACTATGCAACAATACACATTAATACAccatataacaaatatattatacatccGACATAGTACTTGAGAACAAAGAATACAAATTGTACTGGGGCATAACAAtacaatatagataaaattatatcatgcAATAGGCCAAATATAATGTTAAAGACaaaatacagaaaattatatacatcataGACATAACTATTTCGTTAGATACAaagataatatcaaaatatgaagaaaaaatatataaatactatatacaCCGTTAACAAAAGTCATAgaatatagaaacaaaaacaaattttcacaTTATTGCTAATAATTCCAACCACAAGTATAACAATCAAATCATTTATACATTTCAAATCATTTACACAGTTTCGGCTAAAGTcggagatatatagatatattcaaaaagctattattctaaaaatatgtAGCATagtcatacacatatatattcacacataaatttaaaaaaacagtCATATTAAACacgatcaaatatattaaaaagatataagaaaagtagagatagataaatataaaatataactttccaaaataatcaaaaataattttataataatttaaacagtaataatattaatataacaaaaactcctcaaaaataaaataaaaaaatactgatCCAATATTTATCCGAAAGAAGTAAAgcacaataaaagaaaaccaaGATATAGAACGgtaatattacgaaataagGAATACGTGAATATGTAAACAACACAaacagataaaataaatataacagatacaataaaaaagaaaaaaaatgaaagataccAGTAATAAACAAGATATAAAACTACTGCTACAAAAATCTCCCTGccacaaatgaaaaattaagacAACTATTTAATTAATGCCGAGAACTAACGTTCCTAAAACCAAAAAAagcatattaaaaatataacgatctACTAACAGCAATAATAAgcaattaaatagaaaaatatttaacacgaAACCATATTATTGcagaaaaacaaagaggatGTAGAAAATCAAGCGACAGATGTAAGGAACatctaattattatactaaGAACAAGCAATAGATaatctcgtaaaaataaagaaaaatctatatagTGTCTTcatagattattaaaaagcATTTGATAGCATTTTTAatggtaaatataaattttacaaatatacagAATAAATGTACAATGTATACTTGTGTTGTCAACAATTATGAAAACAACATCGAGCATTCTAAcagaaaataacaatattaaaacaaagtgACAAAATTCAAATCGgaatttcttaaaaagaatttcttaaatttttcaaggaatctttcttctctcagTGTACTATAGTCCATAAAAGCtttaacttattattatatcttttaaacaatagtatatatggatttaaaaatgtacaaaCAATCatcagaaaaattttaatcatttgttCTATATCAATGGCATTAAATTATATGCAAGTAGCAATTAACAATTACAACAGATGATTGAATCACAcagatttttataaacaataaaatgacATTCGGACTTGATAAATGAAACATATGTTCAATGCAGGAAGCCCGATACAACAACATGAAGGATATAATGGAATGAAAGCACTAAACAACGAAGAAATATACtggaatatgaaatatattggaATACAGCAAACATTAATAATCAgctattatcaaataatagatacacaaaataaattcaacaaaaaattaaaacagatTTACAAGAAACAAGTTATTGGTAGAAATACTGTAAAAGTAGTAACCATATACCGTCTGTTCAAAAGGActggattaataaaaaatagagaaatgttAAAATGGCGGTTTCAATGCTTCAAGTGTTCTACATAGACTTCCCTCATTTGAGTACAATGCACAGAGGGCTCATACAAACATGTGAAACATCAGAAAAGTCTTTCTTTGGGATGTTGTTCAATTCGCGTGTCACAGTGGCTTGAATATCAATTATGCCATCAAAGCGTTAACTCtatgtgaatttttattttggggaataaaagaaagtcatTCGGCACCAAATCGGGTAAATATGGAAGGTGGTTGAGAATTgacttttgtttttcgttacAACTGCAATCGTGTGAGCGAGGACATGATCGTGCagcaaaaagaaattcgtgacACGCGAGTTGAACAGCATCTCGAAAAAAGACTTTTTTGATTCACATGTTTATATGAGAATTTCATATGTTTATATGAGCATTCTGTGCACTGTACTCAAGTGAGGAAAACTATGTAGACACCTAAAGCATTGAAATCATCttaacatttctttattttttattaatccaaTCTCGAAACTTTTTGGATAGACggtgtatatgtaatatcactacttacatatttctttGGAATAATCAAATGGACAGATAGAGAATTCGTCGTATTAAACAGATTAGTCAGAAGCACTACaacaaaatatcgattaattaaaaaaagttagtgttaaaaatattcatactatcaaaaaaataaggagGAAAAAGCTACgtagataaaagaatattgtaCTAAGAACAAATAAGTAATTTAAGAGAGTTTTCTACAACAGACAAAATAGTTCACGACACAAGTCCATCATCGAAATAGATCATGTgctaagattattaaaattacacaACCATCAATATaaaccagaaaaaaaaataatcataaataacaatgaaatataactATGGGAGCAAAAAGTATTGCTTGGAGAACATATAAgacaattaaaacaaaaacaataatataaatacaaatgcCTCAAATCAATGGCTAATACaagaacaaatatttgttGAGACAGTAGGGGTTTATGATCGCCATCCAGGACAGAGTgattaaa contains:
- the LOC122627188 gene encoding probable glucarate transporter isoform X3, whose protein sequence is MKVRMFSTAVQKLRFLYKPYALAIVSVGYVLGELGHYVIGVTSKATAEDLHYGDISCQLNSSTLSLIELPIRCEQAQNETYCQSLELNGSSYCEWNYSGLGLDYQILAGPSFIAVFTVVGVILGIAADRFNRVRLLAICTLVFSLAIILMGAVKEYWHLVVLRMVLAAGEAGCNPLATGLISDWFPEEQRGLVMSIFNWGIYGGYGIAFPVGRYVPALNAWDLGWRVCYYGAGIIGVIIAILTGLTLTEPERKTIGEESDKTKDKKISVWKVILQPRIILLCLAASIRHCGGMCFAYNCDLYYRDYFPDHDLGWWLFAVTIVIGSIGVVVGGVVSDKFVAKMGIRSRVAVLAISQLIATPPAFGSVYFEPRWAMLSLGISYFFAEMWFGIVFAIVVEIVPLNLRSTTIGVFLFVMNNIGGNLPILVEPTRMAIGFRESLYIFYAGFYGISSIMFLLTMFLMDGPVKQTKNIEEQTGYDNCTFTNDRDQHVSSIMELPRLSIRPPCYENSQL
- the LOC122627188 gene encoding probable glucarate transporter isoform X1; amino-acid sequence: MEYERIIFVSYCIVVYRTVRTIIYRSVGDTSTVVRSVDARGVRRVSPSSSIKTIGGPILGYFLINEDSYRFQVRMFSTAVQKLRFLYKPYALAIVSVGYVLGELGHYVIGVTSKATAEDLHYGDISCQLNSSTLSLIELPIRCEQAQNETYCQSLELNGSSYCEWNYSGLGLDYQILAGPSFIAVFTVVGVILGIAADRFNRVRLLAICTLVFSLAIILMGAVKEYWHLVVLRMVLAAGEAGCNPLATGLISDWFPEEQRGLVMSIFNWGIYGGYGIAFPVGRYVPALNAWDLGWRVCYYGAGIIGVIIAILTGLTLTEPERKTIGEESDKTKDKKISVWKVILQPRIILLCLAASIRHCGGMCFAYNCDLYYRDYFPDHDLGWWLFAVTIVIGSIGVVVGGVVSDKFVAKMGIRSRVAVLAISQLIATPPAFGSVYFEPRWAMLSLGISYFFAEMWFGIVFAIVVEIVPLNLRSTTIGVFLFVMNNIGGNLPILVEPTRMAIGFRESLYIFYAGFYGISSIMFLLTMFLMDGPVKQTKNIEEQTGYDNCTFTNDRDQHVSSIMELPRLSIRPPCYENSQL
- the LOC122627188 gene encoding probable glucarate transporter isoform X4, which produces MFSTAVQKLRFLYKPYALAIVSVGYVLGELGHYVIGVTSKATAEDLHYGDISCQLNSSTLSLIELPIRCEQAQNETYCQSLELNGSSYCEWNYSGLGLDYQILAGPSFIAVFTVVGVILGIAADRFNRVRLLAICTLVFSLAIILMGAVKEYWHLVVLRMVLAAGEAGCNPLATGLISDWFPEEQRGLVMSIFNWGIYGGYGIAFPVGRYVPALNAWDLGWRVCYYGAGIIGVIIAILTGLTLTEPERKTIGEESDKTKDKKISVWKVILQPRIILLCLAASIRHCGGMCFAYNCDLYYRDYFPDHDLGWWLFAVTIVIGSIGVVVGGVVSDKFVAKMGIRSRVAVLAISQLIATPPAFGSVYFEPRWAMLSLGISYFFAEMWFGIVFAIVVEIVPLNLRSTTIGVFLFVMNNIGGNLPILVEPTRMAIGFRESLYIFYAGFYGISSIMFLLTMFLMDGPVKQTKNIEEQTGYDNCTFTNDRDQHVSSIMELPRLSIRPPCYENSQL
- the LOC122627188 gene encoding probable glucarate transporter isoform X2, with the protein product MIVSVPFHRFWFKVRMFSTAVQKLRFLYKPYALAIVSVGYVLGELGHYVIGVTSKATAEDLHYGDISCQLNSSTLSLIELPIRCEQAQNETYCQSLELNGSSYCEWNYSGLGLDYQILAGPSFIAVFTVVGVILGIAADRFNRVRLLAICTLVFSLAIILMGAVKEYWHLVVLRMVLAAGEAGCNPLATGLISDWFPEEQRGLVMSIFNWGIYGGYGIAFPVGRYVPALNAWDLGWRVCYYGAGIIGVIIAILTGLTLTEPERKTIGEESDKTKDKKISVWKVILQPRIILLCLAASIRHCGGMCFAYNCDLYYRDYFPDHDLGWWLFAVTIVIGSIGVVVGGVVSDKFVAKMGIRSRVAVLAISQLIATPPAFGSVYFEPRWAMLSLGISYFFAEMWFGIVFAIVVEIVPLNLRSTTIGVFLFVMNNIGGNLPILVEPTRMAIGFRESLYIFYAGFYGISSIMFLLTMFLMDGPVKQTKNIEEQTGYDNCTFTNDRDQHVSSIMELPRLSIRPPCYENSQL